The genomic stretch TCTTCTTCCTGAAAGTTGTGGTAAATTCTATGAAGCATAAGATATCAATATTATCCATAAATCAAATGGCATTATAAGACATACAACTATCGGAGATAACCAAGTATAAAACAAATTTGTTGCTCAACCCATCATCATGAAATATGATTTGTCAGATACCTTTCTTCCCCAAAAAAAAGCCCATAAAAAAATTTTCAACCTTAGATCATAATAACCAATCAAAATAAGAAAGCAGACAAGATACTACCGTTAAGATCGGAGGGGAAAAGTACATCCCGATAGAAATTTCTTTGACCACTTGAAGAGAATTCATCACTGAAGGATTCAAGtatcttattttttgaaaaaaatgaaaCCTAATGTTTATCCTAAACTTTCTCTGGGTCCCCATCTCACATGAAGGAAAGAAGCCTCTTCAGATTCTCCACTCAATTATAGCTCCATATCTGTTAAATCTTACTTTCACTTCTAGTCATCAGCTTGTATATTTCAATTTTATAATGCATATTCTCTCTAAATTGGTCGcacaaataataaaattaaacaaaaaaaattaacatgAAAATAGTTTTCTGTTTTGGGATAGCCTTGCATTTACATGAAAATATCATATTACAGCTTTGAAGATAAAGTAATTATTTGACTATTATTCCTTTTCATTTACATAAAAGTTTCTTATTAGAGTTTCAACAACATAGTCATAGGCTACTACATAAAGTAGTTCATGCCATTCTCTACATGTTTGTGCAAATCGAGCATCACAATGAAAAGCTCAAGATCATTATAATAACTACACAAGCACCTTATACACTGCTAAGTCATAAACTACTTATTTTCATGTATTAGCTATACAGCTATATCATTAATAATTGTCTTCATTCTTTGACCTAAATATTATTTGGTCAAACAATctagtaaaagtaaattgcagATGCAGTAGTGCTaactataagaaaaaaataaaattaccaCATCCATAAATAAGAACTTACTTAAAAACCCTGTTAAATCCATCAATAGCAGCAGGGTCCTCATTTGAAGGGAAAAAGGGGGATTCTATTTCCATATCCCCATGATCCTGCTTCAACTCACTGTCTGACCCAGAGAAAGTGTCCCCAAACGAGCTCGAATACTCAGTGGCATCCTGGTCTTCATCTTTCACTGTCTTGACAACGGTGCTGGCAGTACAATCTATGATGTCAATTTCCTCATTCATGACCTCATTGACCTTTGTCAGGGCAGTCGAGGACCCAACATGGAACACACTGTCTTCTCGATTGTTTGAACACATCAATCCTGACACGTCTTTGGCATCTACCAAATCCCTCTTCTCAGATTTCACGACTACATCCAGTTTTCCCTCATGCGAGTTAAAATCAGCCTTTGTAGGCGCACTCGAGGTACCGACACATAACAGACTGTCTTCGCCTTTGTTCACACACAAGATTCCGGATACATCTTTTGCATCCACCGATTCCCTGTTCTCATATTTCACAGAAACATCAGGTTTTCCTTCGTCGCTGACCCCTGATAAGGCTTGAGCGGGAGCCATGGCACAGAAAACCCAATTCCTGAACTTTCTAAACCTGAAAAGATCAAAACGACTTGAAATCGAACAAGTCTGGAAGCCACACTCTAAGCAGGCAAGTTTCACGACTAAAATACGGTAATTTTACCTAAAACCCAAAATCAAAACTTTGTTGTCATAAGTTGTAATCACCAGGAAAAGAATGAATTGCTGTGGTGACGACAAATCATGAAAACGAGCCAATATTCTCGGACAACAAGTGGTCAGGGGATCAGGAGCAGGGTGGTCAAGCCAAAGGTTTGGGGGTGGGCTGTGGAGAGCTGCTTGTGCCAGACGGCCATACGTCGGTTGGCCCGTCGTTGCCTGCGGCTACATGGATCACAGAGCAACAGTGACGAGGCCGTAGAAGACGATAATTTATATGGATCGGGAATCGGTAATTTGGGAGAACTAGTAGGGATTAAGGTTGTGGCTTCAAGATACGGACTCATAATTGGCCATTGGAATTAGCGATTCGTTATTCCTCTAGTCCTCAATTCCATCGGACATCAAGACATACGGACGCGAAACAAAGAAGAAGTAATCAGCAAAATCAAAACCACGACAGcagaagagagagaggggggagaaATGAAAGTACCTTCGACCAGCTGTAGAagaggatgaggagaaggagcGGGGCAGCGGAAGGCGTCGGCGGCCGGAGGCGTAGACGAGAAGGCTAGGCGGCGCGAGAGAAGAGTCGCGAGGGTTTAGGGCGAAGTGGGCGTGGCCGGCGTTTCCATGCGACAAATCCGATAGGTTTATGGCTCGGTTCAATCGGGGTTCGTGTTTGACCGGGTTAATCCGACAAGATCCGGTCCGTGATCGATGACCTCATTCGAGCGCTTCTTCCATCGCTCATCGTATGCGACATCGTTATTGGATCCACATTCGAATCGGGTCCAAAATTGGTGAAGCCGTCTTCGCGCCGGAAACAGAGATGACAGagcattaattttaattatttttgttaaataataaaattttcttattcAATGCTGATAGAATTCGTTCTTACCTTTCTACTTTAAGGAATGTGAATTAAAGAAATATATTCCATCATATCTATTCAAAATATACACGTATCTGATCATGAGAAAACATCTATTTAAAGGTCGGATCAATTAAGTTATGATAGATATTACTATTTAAATAAGGCAACTTCTCGTTATTGATCAATAGAATATAAATAATTACGTCACGAGTTAATTGACGACCACATGTAGCTTGGTTTGACTTCATCCTTTCTTCCTGGTAGGCGCGAGTTAGGCTCACAGATGCGATTCCACTTGTCCTTGTTTGGCTGGCTTTGACTTTGGCAATCAAGTCTGACTCTTATTTTGACCATTTGGAATTTATTAGATGATATGATGCAAGGCAGGTCTGTATGTTTTGTATCTGACCGCATATATAGATGATATGAATGCCCATCAAGTGTACACTTGCCGTTGACCAAAAAATACCATTAGAACAATGGTGCGTTAGGTAAACATCAACTACTAGTCTGCTATATAGATCGATGACTTCCGCATTGATCTGAAGATTGATCAGAGAAGGAAGAATTGATCGGAAGTTGGTCGACTCCTCTATGGCAAGCATCGAGGAGTACCAGAGAAGAGCAGTCCTAAAGCACAATTCGATCTGCTCGAAGCTGAAGATACTGCTTCTCGTTGTATCGACCAACTTGCTTACCGTCCTCCTCTTCTCCTGCACCTCATTGGATTCCCGATGGTCGAGCTGCGGCCTCCGAGTCCATTCGTGGGACTCCGCCGCCCTGTTCCACGAGCTCAACGCCACCCGGAGGGACCTCTCCGACAGCCGAACTCAATCTGCCGAGCTCCAGCGGCGGCTCGCCATGACGAGCTCCCTTCTGCAGACCCTCCTGGCCGAGGTCGGCCGCGCTCGAGAGGACATGGTGGCCGCAGCCGATGGCGTGGGTGGGTCGCGGGACGAGATCCCTGAGGAGCTCAAGCTCGCCATGGGGCCTCACAAGATGCCCCTCGGCTTCACTTCCAACCTCGGCACCGACGAGCTGTACCCGGCGCTCGGCTCCGCTTGCTTCAATTTCCAGAAGGAGCTCGTCGAGTACATGTCCTACGAGGTCGGGAAGGAGTGCCCCGTGGACGAAGTTTTCGCGCAGAGACTAATGCTCAAAGGGTGCGAGCCTCTGCCCCGCCGGCGGTGCCACCCGAAGTCTCCGAAAGGATACGTCGAGCCCGTGCCGTTCCCCGCCAGCCTTTGGACGATCCCGCCGGACACCAGCATCACCTGGGACGCATACACCTGCAAGAACTACACCTGCTTGGTTaacaggaggaaggagaagagggcCTACGATTGCAAGGACTGCTTCGACTTGAAAGGCCGCGAGAAGGTGCGGTGGCTGCACGACGACGGCGGCCTCGCCTACGGCATCGACGCCGTCCTGGGGACGAAACCCCCGGGGACCATCCGGATCGGGCTCGACATCGGCGGCGGCACCGGCACCTTCGCCGCCCGCATGAGGGAACGCAACGTGACCATCGTCACGAGCAGCATGAACTTCGACGGCCCCTTCAACAGCTTCATCGCCTCCAGGGGCCTCGTCCCGATGCACGTCAGCGTCGCCCACCGGCTGCCGTTCTTCGACGGCACCCTCGACATCGTGCACTCCATGCACGTCCTCAGCAACTGGATCCCCGACACGGTGCTGGAGTTCGCGCTGTACGACATCTACCGGGTGCTGAGGCCGGGGGGGCTGTTCTGGCTGGACCATTTCTTCTGCGCCGGCACGCAGCTCAACTCGACGTACGTGCCCATGCTGAGACATGTCGGGTTCAACAAGCTGCGGTGGACGGCCGGGAGGAAGCTCGACCGGGGGATGGCCAAGGACGAGTGGTACCTGTCTGCTCTGCTGGAGAAGCCCATGACCTGAAGCGGAGAATGCTAGCGTTCCTATGGCTCTGAAGTGATTTTAAGAGCAGAGGATTAACATTGAGAAGagcaaagaaaaatattatctaaacatttttttgtttttttttgtaaaatccaCACTCATAGCtatttcaataaatttatatattttattggtgtcaaatgtgttgaatctcatgattttttatgataacatcaattggtgaattaatgatctaatctatgcaTTAAGATAAGTGATGTTGGACTAACTATGATCgagaaagataaaataattaaagaagaatcaaagttaagccagagtcaatgatcgggcatcgggtcagatgaatcgggggatataccgaaggatcagatgatgtagtgaaagctcactggaagttcaccgggagttcgccgaaagctcatcagaagtttgttgggagttcgtcgaaagctcaccggaggTTCACtaggagttcgccgaaagcttgtcagaagttcgttgggagttcgtcaAAAGCTCGCCAAAGGTTCAtcaggagttcgccgaaagctcgttggaagttcatTCGGAATTCGTCAAAAACTCGTTGAAGGTTTATCAGGGTTTCACCGAATGCTTGTCGGAAGTTCTTtggaagttcatcgaaagctcacAGGAGGTTCACCAGGAGTTcttcgaaagctcatcggaagattgccgagagttcgtcgaaagctcaccgaaggttcatcgagagttcgccgaaagctcattaGAAGATTACCGAAAGTTCAATGAGAGTTCGGTTGAATCATTGATGTGCAGGACAACCTAGATTGCATGTAGAATAATTGTTTTAGTTGTAACAAGATGAtatactttttggcttcatttttgaagccattggagcctataaataccccactctttcctgtatAAAAAAGCAACGAAAATATGAACAAAAATCTtaagattttgagttgtaaaattgctaagtgtccttgtcctccctttctagttttgagatcattcaagaaaggtACGAGACATGTAAGGATTATCTTCTGAactcgtaaaaaggagaaagtgttgtaagagagcgattggtcttcacctattgaagaaagatcgttagtgaatgtcggtggcctTAACATAGGAGGAATaaagagtggatataggttacgatgatcgaatcactataaatctggtgtactTTCTTTCTGTGCCATTTCTTTAATATTTTTCTTTCCAACATTTTCAAGTTTAAATGCCTTCTCGGGTGCAAACTTGGAACAAATttttgaatcaatattttttttttattaaaagtactaatttaccccctcttagtaccaacttGATCATAACAAAATGTTCTTTACTCATCGAAGTTTAAGGTTTTTATGATAATTAGAATTTAAATTGGTTCACTAGAAAATTATATGAAATTTGATTgacaaaattaataaatatatgatCACAGTATTAGCACAACAATGTTGAAAATTTGATGATATTAAATATCATTAAATTGGATGATCTaactctcaaactttaaatatcctataaaatattagtaaaataatTATTAGGTGGAAGCTAATGAGAGTCGCATGAAATAGAATGTCAAATATTTCCAGCAATTTATACGCCATCAGAGTTTACAGGGGTAAATATGTTACTCTGCAAACTTTGAAGGATAAATATGTAAACTCACATTATAATTGTTAGATTTAGATTAATAGAGAGGAAAACTAAAACAAGACAGAAAAATAGAAAGAGGCGGCCCTTCAAAACCCTCACCTTTTTCCCCTTATGCCTCGCCATTAATCCTCCGTTCTCCTTCTTCTCGTGGAGGAACTCCAACGACTCCTCCTTGTCTCGGCAAGAAGCTATAGACTTAATTGGTAACCTAACcctacttttatttttttctcttattcgTTTTCTCCCTTTCTTCTGTTCTTCGGCGAGCTCTTTGCTGGCAGAATTGCTGCTCCGCGTCGTTATTGGAGTCCCGGAGCAAGGGCAGTCGGGTCGTCTTCGGCGCGGGAGATGGAAGGGGGTGCGGGAGGCTACAATCCGCGGACGCCGGAGCAGGTCTTTGGAGATTTTCGAGGCCGGCGGGCTGGAATAGTGAAGGCTCTCACAACCGGTACCCAATCATTTTGTCCTCCTTGTTTCTCTCTGTTAGATCTCGCGGTCTGTTGGGTTGGAGTAAATTTagtaattttaagtttttttgcTGTAGATGTGGAGAAGTTCTACCAGCAGTGCGATCCTGGTGAGATCCCTTGCTCTTGATTGGATCCTTTGGCATCAACATTTGTTATCGAATCCACCGGCTTTTGCTTCCTTTCTTGTTTTTGCGGTTTGGTTGCAGAGGAATTACGGGGaggaaaatctctctctctctctctctctctctctctctctctctcttctcgacCTAGGTTCCGGTGGTTGGGATGCTTAAGTGCTTACGCTTTTTCTTTTCTtggattcttttttttctctttacctTTCCGTAAAAGCAAATTTTTTGCATATTAGTCCCCGAAATCTTTTAGGTTTTTTGTTAATTCTCCAAAGCTTTAAATTGCAATAAAGCCCCTAAAATCTCGTTTTAAGTACCAAAGCTAATCAGATTGGAGTTGCTCATGATTTAATTTGACCCTTATGCCCCTAAGTCATTATATTAGTTCTGACGATGATGGAAAGttggtttttttcttttctctatctTGTAAGAAAGAAATGGGAGATAGTCTGAGGGCATCTTGATTACATTTATGTGATTGTATAATGCATAATAAATGTATGAAAGGTAGCATTGCCCAAAAGATGAGTTCTATGTTGAGTTTTCAGATTGGTTATTGAGTATGAGTTATCCTGCCTAGGGAATGATCTGCTTCTGTATGTTGGATAACAGTGGACTGCATGGACCATCCACAA from Musa acuminata AAA Group cultivar baxijiao chromosome BXJ1-3, Cavendish_Baxijiao_AAA, whole genome shotgun sequence encodes the following:
- the LOC135637347 gene encoding probable methyltransferase At1g29790 gives rise to the protein MASIEEYQRRAVLKHNSICSKLKILLLVVSTNLLTVLLFSCTSLDSRWSSCGLRVHSWDSAALFHELNATRRDLSDSRTQSAELQRRLAMTSSLLQTLLAEVGRAREDMVAAADGVGGSRDEIPEELKLAMGPHKMPLGFTSNLGTDELYPALGSACFNFQKELVEYMSYEVGKECPVDEVFAQRLMLKGCEPLPRRRCHPKSPKGYVEPVPFPASLWTIPPDTSITWDAYTCKNYTCLVNRRKEKRAYDCKDCFDLKGREKVRWLHDDGGLAYGIDAVLGTKPPGTIRIGLDIGGGTGTFAARMRERNVTIVTSSMNFDGPFNSFIASRGLVPMHVSVAHRLPFFDGTLDIVHSMHVLSNWIPDTVLEFALYDIYRVLRPGGLFWLDHFFCAGTQLNSTYVPMLRHVGFNKLRWTAGRKLDRGMAKDEWYLSALLEKPMT